One Candidatus Binatia bacterium DNA segment encodes these proteins:
- a CDS encoding acyl-CoA synthetase — MESFNLAILNERLAESMPDRECMVFGERRLTYAEVAERSRRLADYLRKEGLGEATDRQGLPGWRSGQDHLALYLMNGNEYIEGMLGAFKSRTVPINVNYRYVEEELRYLLRDAGARAVIFHARFAEQLAKILPDLPELKVLIQVEDESGAPLLPGAIGYEDALAAGSPDPVSMEASPDDLYALYTGGTTGMPKGVLWRQHDIFMAAMGGRLQDGSGFVESTDQVLEMAVNGGMKVLAAPPFMHGAGHWLAFITLHGGGTLFIQNVVDRLDAHDLLATIEREKVNLIVIVGDAFGRPLLDAIREGNYDLSSLFVVANGGAPLSVTVKEALLEQLPHALVMDGIGSSETGQQGMHTSSRESGASTGKFTPVDDTCVVDENLQTRLTPGSPEVGWFAKGGNVPLGYLDDEEKTRKTFPEIEGVRYAVPGDRARHLEDGSVEVLGRDSVTINSGGEKIFAEEVEQALLAHPAVYDAIVAGRKSLRWGQEVVAVVQLKEGVETSNASLLEECARHLARYKLPKDFVFAERIQRSPSGKADYRWARSLVETP; from the coding sequence ATGGAAAGTTTTAATCTCGCAATTTTGAACGAGCGGCTCGCGGAAAGCATGCCGGATCGTGAGTGTATGGTTTTTGGCGAACGTCGCTTGACGTACGCTGAAGTCGCCGAGCGTTCCCGTCGACTCGCCGACTATCTCCGCAAGGAGGGATTGGGTGAGGCGACCGATCGTCAGGGCCTGCCTGGCTGGCGCTCGGGGCAAGATCACCTGGCGCTCTATTTGATGAACGGCAATGAGTATATCGAGGGTATGCTCGGAGCCTTCAAGTCACGGACTGTTCCGATCAACGTGAACTATCGTTACGTGGAGGAGGAGCTGCGGTATCTCCTTCGCGACGCGGGGGCCCGGGCCGTGATTTTTCACGCTCGCTTTGCAGAGCAGTTGGCCAAGATTCTGCCCGACCTGCCGGAGCTCAAAGTATTGATTCAGGTGGAAGACGAAAGCGGAGCCCCGCTTCTGCCCGGAGCGATCGGGTACGAGGATGCTCTGGCCGCCGGATCCCCCGATCCTGTGAGCATGGAGGCATCGCCCGACGATCTCTATGCTCTGTATACCGGCGGAACGACCGGGATGCCGAAGGGCGTTCTCTGGCGGCAACATGATATTTTCATGGCGGCGATGGGCGGACGACTTCAGGATGGTAGCGGCTTTGTCGAGAGCACCGACCAGGTTCTGGAGATGGCGGTGAATGGAGGAATGAAGGTCCTGGCGGCTCCACCGTTCATGCATGGCGCCGGTCATTGGCTCGCTTTCATTACCCTTCATGGGGGCGGGACACTCTTCATCCAGAACGTCGTGGACCGTCTCGATGCGCATGATCTTCTCGCTACGATCGAGCGCGAGAAAGTGAATTTGATCGTGATTGTCGGTGACGCGTTTGGTCGGCCTCTTCTCGACGCGATTCGGGAGGGCAACTACGACCTTTCCAGCCTCTTCGTGGTGGCCAATGGAGGGGCTCCGCTCAGTGTGACGGTGAAAGAGGCGCTCCTCGAGCAATTGCCGCACGCTTTGGTCATGGACGGAATTGGTTCCTCCGAAACTGGTCAACAGGGAATGCATACCAGTTCCAGGGAAAGCGGCGCGTCTACCGGGAAATTCACGCCTGTGGACGACACCTGTGTGGTCGACGAAAACCTCCAGACCCGATTGACGCCGGGTAGCCCGGAGGTGGGATGGTTCGCCAAGGGCGGAAATGTGCCCCTTGGGTACCTCGATGACGAGGAGAAAACCCGCAAGACTTTCCCCGAGATCGAAGGTGTTCGTTATGCGGTTCCGGGGGATCGTGCCCGACACCTTGAGGATGGTTCCGTAGAGGTTCTCGGGCGGGACTCCGTGACCATCAACTCAGGCGGCGAGAAGATTTTCGCAGAGGAGGTCGAGCAGGCCTTGCTGGCACATCCGGCTGTTTATGATGCGATTGTTGCCGGTCGAAAAAGCTTGCGCTGGGGGCAGGAGGTCGTAGCCGTCGTGCAACTGAAGGAGGGCGTGGAAACTTCGAACGCAAGCCTGCTCGAGGAATGCGCTCGCCATCTTGCACGCTATAAGCTGCCCAAGGATTTTGTGTTTGCGGAGCGAATCCAGCGCAGTCCAAGCGGGAAGGCCGATTATCGCTGGGCCAGATCGCTTGTGGAAACTCCGTGA
- a CDS encoding glycosyltransferase family 9 protein: MNLRIARYIDRWLGLFICFGLWAISRALGRLPPLGATTPPEDGPLKRPRRVLGIKFYGLGNIAMILPTVASVRGEGEVEFDFLTLPGNRSLLEQSGLVSTVLTVDVDSFPNFLGSVFRLLRQLRGGYDAVLDFEQFMKLSSILGSLTSAPAVVGFNTDGQARGWLYTHRVAYADTDHMADIFMRLAVPLGRETLPAPLILLPTLPQDRADIQERFPEDPDKPLVLMHVGTGPNFDKIAIKRWSASNFAALADHLVRERHCRVVFTGVGVEEAGLVQQVIGMMAESHAATDACDALSVGELTALLGHSLCVVTNDTSILHLAGLMHTPAVTFFGPTEPRLYGPRGPLDLVFYEQLFCSPCLSNYNLKISRCVNPVCMKRIEVSRVIETMESEFFPRLDLAATKARPEVH, encoded by the coding sequence ATGAATCTGCGCATTGCACGATATATCGATCGTTGGCTCGGCTTGTTTATTTGCTTCGGTCTCTGGGCGATCAGCCGAGCGCTCGGACGTCTGCCCCCTCTCGGTGCAACGACCCCGCCGGAAGACGGTCCGCTGAAACGTCCCAGGCGAGTTCTGGGGATCAAGTTCTATGGGCTCGGGAACATTGCGATGATTCTCCCGACCGTGGCCTCGGTTCGCGGCGAGGGTGAAGTTGAGTTTGATTTCCTGACCCTTCCAGGTAACCGCAGCCTGCTGGAACAGAGCGGTCTGGTCTCGACGGTTCTGACCGTAGATGTCGACAGCTTCCCGAATTTTCTGGGCTCTGTTTTTCGTCTCCTTCGCCAGTTGCGTGGTGGCTACGATGCCGTCCTCGACTTCGAGCAATTCATGAAGCTGTCGAGTATTTTAGGTTCCTTGACGAGCGCTCCGGCCGTGGTCGGGTTCAATACAGATGGTCAGGCTCGCGGTTGGCTCTATACGCACCGGGTGGCTTATGCCGACACCGATCATATGGCTGATATCTTCATGCGCCTGGCTGTCCCTCTTGGTCGAGAAACCCTTCCGGCGCCACTGATCCTGCTTCCGACGCTGCCGCAGGACCGCGCGGATATTCAGGAACGATTCCCCGAGGATCCGGATAAACCTCTGGTCCTGATGCATGTGGGTACGGGGCCGAACTTCGACAAGATTGCCATCAAGCGATGGTCAGCCTCGAATTTCGCAGCGCTTGCCGACCACCTGGTCCGTGAGCGTCATTGCCGAGTGGTATTCACCGGCGTTGGCGTGGAGGAAGCTGGACTGGTGCAACAGGTGATCGGCATGATGGCGGAGTCTCACGCCGCTACCGACGCCTGTGACGCGCTTTCGGTGGGGGAATTGACCGCGCTGCTTGGCCATTCGCTTTGTGTGGTCACAAACGATACCTCCATTTTGCATTTGGCAGGGTTGATGCATACCCCGGCGGTCACTTTCTTCGGGCCGACGGAGCCCCGTCTGTATGGCCCTCGAGGGCCTCTCGATCTGGTTTTCTACGAGCAACTTTTTTGTAGTCCGTGCCTGTCCAATTATAATCTCAAGATCAGCCGGTGCGTGAATCCGGTCTGCATGAAGCGAATCGAAGTCTCAAGGGTAATCGAAACCATGGAAAGCGAATTTTTTCCCCGCCTGGATCTCGCGGCGACAAAGGCTCGACCGGAGGTCCATTGA
- a CDS encoding SDR family NAD(P)-dependent oxidoreductase codes for MKVLVTGASGVLGHTLVPQLVEKGYDIRLFDMVPTPESLHDAVRSVGREARIESITGDMRDKAALSEACHDVEVVHHLAAGQRMKPQFASLSEQDIFDMNLTGVQNVLDAAREKRARRVVFISSSAVYGIPRTELVDEETHPKEPLGAYGASKLEAEKLCLQAIDGGQDVAMLRPMSLFGDGMTGVFVLLFDWVRRNRRVFLLGSGANRVQMVAADDVSRCAILAATSDKARGLVVNVGSPPESVPSVRAQCEALIAYAGASSKIMAFPAALLRNAARVLNLVGMSPIVPEHYKLADVNFVLDISRARENLGWEPSGDNIKITCDAYDWYLENWERVAPKPNLPLRILEAVT; via the coding sequence ATGAAGGTCCTTGTGACGGGAGCCTCAGGCGTATTGGGTCACACCCTGGTCCCTCAATTGGTCGAAAAGGGGTACGATATCCGCCTTTTCGATATGGTGCCGACGCCCGAGTCGCTGCACGACGCGGTCCGGTCGGTCGGGCGTGAGGCTCGGATCGAATCGATCACGGGGGATATGCGTGACAAGGCTGCGCTGAGCGAAGCCTGCCACGATGTCGAAGTGGTGCATCATCTGGCGGCCGGCCAGCGCATGAAGCCACAGTTCGCCTCCTTGTCCGAACAGGATATCTTCGACATGAATTTGACTGGCGTCCAGAATGTCCTCGATGCTGCCAGGGAAAAACGAGCTCGACGAGTCGTATTCATTTCGAGTTCGGCGGTGTACGGGATTCCGCGCACCGAATTGGTCGACGAGGAGACGCATCCGAAGGAACCGCTGGGCGCTTATGGTGCGTCCAAGCTCGAGGCAGAGAAACTCTGTCTTCAGGCAATCGATGGCGGGCAGGATGTGGCCATGCTTCGACCCATGAGCCTTTTTGGGGACGGGATGACGGGCGTATTCGTCCTGCTTTTCGATTGGGTGCGCCGGAATCGGCGCGTTTTTCTCCTCGGGAGTGGCGCAAATCGCGTCCAGATGGTGGCAGCGGACGATGTCTCGCGCTGCGCGATTTTGGCGGCGACGTCCGATAAGGCGCGCGGTTTGGTTGTAAATGTCGGTTCTCCACCGGAGTCTGTGCCCTCGGTTCGTGCGCAATGCGAGGCTTTGATCGCCTATGCGGGGGCCTCGTCGAAAATCATGGCGTTTCCGGCAGCTTTGCTTCGAAACGCGGCGCGCGTGCTGAATCTTGTAGGTATGTCGCCGATCGTACCTGAGCATTATAAATTGGCGGATGTGAATTTCGTGCTGGACATTAGTCGTGCAAGGGAGAATCTTGGTTGGGAGCCTTCGGGAGACAATATCAAGATTACTTGCGACGCCTATGACTGGTACCTCGAAAACTGGGAGCGAGTTGCGCCCAAGCCAAACCTGCCTCTGCGCATTCTGGAGGCGGTGACTTGA